The Fluviicola sp. genome contains a region encoding:
- a CDS encoding cytochrome c3 family protein — protein MFRSIKQWCIGALSTVFVVGAFDSFAQVDGGALFKAKCATCHSPHKDGTGPKLFGVRQKWADGGAKEGSIYQWVANWSVAAASDPYAAKVKDTKPTAMNTFPDLAGKTKEIDAIFDWVDSQPDPAAAAEGGDAAGAAATTTGEVEEEGLSWVWILMGVVFVVIIMAVGGVRRQLRNATKEHDGQTVNDDLSFGQEFKAWAWKYKRYVGIGGLVITLSLIVSLFLSLYSIGVLEDYQPSQPIEFPHDIHAGKNQIDCKYCHNSAIDGKTAGIPTVNVCMNCHKQINGNTPEQQEKIAKIYAAAGYDPATQKYSGKTKEIIWNKVHVLPDHVYFNHQQHVVAGQVDCKQCHGDMTKMNETAKVQPVSELNKVEGNIPLTKATLTMGWCIECHAEKEISAGSLDSKGSNYYNEIHNRLLKDRKLYNKFLEDKKITVKELGGWECAKCHY, from the coding sequence ATGTTTAGAAGTATAAAACAATGGTGTATCGGTGCGCTTTCAACAGTTTTTGTTGTTGGTGCATTTGATAGTTTCGCTCAGGTTGATGGCGGAGCGTTATTTAAAGCGAAGTGTGCTACATGTCACTCCCCGCACAAAGATGGTACAGGTCCGAAACTGTTCGGAGTTCGTCAGAAATGGGCTGACGGCGGAGCAAAGGAAGGATCTATTTACCAGTGGGTAGCTAACTGGAGTGTTGCTGCTGCTTCAGATCCTTACGCTGCTAAAGTGAAGGATACCAAGCCAACGGCGATGAACACATTCCCGGATTTGGCTGGAAAGACAAAAGAAATCGATGCAATTTTTGATTGGGTTGATTCTCAGCCTGATCCTGCTGCTGCGGCTGAAGGTGGTGATGCTGCAGGTGCTGCTGCTACAACAACAGGTGAAGTAGAAGAAGAAGGCCTTTCCTGGGTTTGGATCCTGATGGGTGTTGTGTTCGTTGTAATTATTATGGCTGTTGGTGGTGTACGCCGTCAGTTGAGAAACGCAACGAAAGAGCACGACGGACAAACTGTGAATGATGATCTTTCATTCGGACAGGAATTCAAAGCGTGGGCCTGGAAATACAAGCGTTACGTTGGAATCGGTGGATTGGTGATTACACTTTCATTAATCGTTTCTTTATTCCTTTCCCTGTATTCAATCGGGGTGTTGGAAGATTACCAGCCGTCTCAGCCGATCGAATTCCCGCATGACATTCACGCAGGAAAAAACCAAATCGATTGTAAATACTGTCACAACTCTGCAATTGACGGAAAAACGGCAGGTATCCCAACTGTGAACGTTTGTATGAACTGTCACAAGCAGATCAACGGAAATACTCCTGAGCAACAAGAGAAAATCGCTAAGATTTACGCGGCAGCCGGTTACGATCCTGCAACTCAGAAATACTCCGGAAAAACAAAAGAAATTATCTGGAACAAGGTTCACGTTTTACCTGATCACGTTTACTTCAATCACCAACAACACGTAGTTGCCGGGCAAGTTGATTGTAAGCAGTGTCACGGTGATATGACAAAAATGAACGAAACTGCTAAAGTACAGCCGGTTTCCGAATTGAACAAGGTAGAAGGTAACATTCCGTTGACGAAAGCAACATTGACAATGGGATGGTGTATCGAATGTCACGCTGAGAAAGAAATCTCTGCGGGGTCATTGGATTCTAAAGGAAGCAATTATTACAATGAAATACATAACCGTTTGTTAAAAGACAGAAAATTATACAACAAGTTCCTTGAGGACAAGAAAATAACGGTTAAAGAATTAGGTGGTTGGGAGTGTGCTAAATGTCACTATTAA
- a CDS encoding TIGR03862 family flavoprotein has protein sequence MLKRVVIVGGGPAGLMAATQLLKSDCEILVLDQKASVGRKFLVAGDGGFNLTHSETPGEFREKYDSDWIKQAVRQFSNKDWIKFLKQIGIETKVGSSGKIFPEDTIKPIQVLNAWKQFLEPKVQFVLNTRFLDFDEKQLIVDKGISTPLGNPGETETIPFDYLVLALGGKSWPVTGSDGAWTSVFEQKGIALNPFQPSNSGLVLYENWLGDLEGKILKNIRVSCGDQSCSGDIVCTSYGLEGKPVYAINRALREMEKPVFKVDLKPQMTREKVFEVLKKAKNPSQGLKELKLGEVAVFWIKNFVSKQRFLDPKELAKAIKEFSIGIKGFRPIEEVISCAGGVADSELSESGELNRFPNVFVAGEMIDWDAPTGGYLIQGCVSSGYVSGKAIKLSIMN, from the coding sequence ATGTTGAAACGTGTAGTAATCGTTGGCGGCGGGCCTGCCGGATTAATGGCAGCTACGCAGTTGCTGAAAAGTGACTGTGAAATCCTGGTGCTGGACCAAAAGGCAAGTGTAGGACGCAAGTTCCTGGTTGCCGGTGATGGCGGATTCAATCTCACACATTCTGAAACACCGGGTGAATTCCGGGAGAAGTATGATTCGGACTGGATCAAACAGGCTGTAAGGCAGTTCTCGAATAAGGACTGGATTAAATTCCTGAAACAAATCGGTATTGAGACGAAAGTGGGTTCTTCCGGGAAGATTTTTCCGGAGGATACTATTAAACCGATCCAGGTGCTGAATGCCTGGAAGCAGTTTTTGGAGCCGAAAGTGCAGTTTGTACTAAACACGCGCTTTCTGGACTTCGATGAAAAACAACTAATCGTGGACAAGGGCATTTCTACGCCGCTCGGCAATCCCGGAGAAACAGAAACAATTCCATTTGATTACCTGGTTCTGGCCCTGGGTGGAAAATCCTGGCCGGTTACGGGTTCGGACGGAGCATGGACTTCTGTTTTTGAGCAGAAAGGAATTGCCTTAAATCCTTTTCAACCCAGTAATTCGGGACTCGTTTTGTATGAGAACTGGCTGGGAGATTTGGAGGGAAAAATCCTGAAAAACATCCGGGTTTCCTGCGGTGATCAAAGTTGTTCGGGAGACATCGTATGTACCAGCTATGGTTTGGAAGGGAAACCGGTTTATGCGATCAACAGGGCTTTACGGGAAATGGAAAAACCGGTTTTCAAAGTAGATCTAAAGCCTCAAATGACCCGTGAAAAGGTGTTTGAAGTATTAAAAAAAGCAAAGAATCCATCACAGGGATTAAAAGAACTAAAGCTGGGTGAAGTAGCGGTGTTCTGGATCAAAAATTTCGTTTCCAAACAGCGGTTTTTAGATCCGAAAGAATTGGCTAAAGCCATCAAGGAATTTTCGATCGGCATCAAAGGTTTCCGGCCGATTGAAGAGGTGATTTCCTGCGCGGGCGGGGTGGCAGACTCCGAACTGTCGGAATCGGGAGAATTGAACCGTTTTCCGAACGTATTCGTTGCCGGAGAAATGATCGACTGGGATGCGCCTACCGGAGGTTATTTGATACAGGGATGTGTTTCGAGTGGATACGTTTCGGGCAAAGCCATAAAATTATCAATTATGAATTAA
- a CDS encoding TAT-variant-translocated molybdopterin oxidoreductase produces the protein MSKKYWKGLDELHETPAFIESRDQEFSPSVSVDEFLGDDQLAETSTARRDFLKFLGFSVAAATVAACEAPVTKAIPYVVKPENVTPGVATWYASTYYDGNAYASIVVKTREGRPIYIKGNRDFGFTQGALTPQIVSSVLSLYDNARLKTAQAKGGKDISWDKLDGAVQAELANIKKSNGKVAFVANSVISPSMQGAIVDLSTSIFGEVKDANGMATVHPNFNFIQYDAISYAGMREANMESFGMRAIPDYDFTQAKTIVSIGADFLSTWLLGNAFSADYGKRRNPDGEWMNKHFQFESTMSITGSNADYRGMIKPSEQANVLAYILGKFGVNAGVSSALPKEAQSVADAAVKALKASKGMSVVVCGSNNKALQILTNKLNSVLGAYGKTIRFDKQLQLFQSEDAKMQKLVSDVIAGKGPDAVFFLGTNPVYNLPNGKAFAEALEKVKISVSLSGYGDETATKCTYIAPDHHALESWMDYNPKAGHYAIAQPTIRPLFDTASAMESLLVWAGKKHRGGKDSRVAYEYIQKNWEMYGFPMQTKYTDFNTYWEMAIHNSCNDDFVMPGAPVVFNDAAMGKVAGKLPKSGALEVVLYQKAGIGNGDMAGNPWLQEMPDPISKVTWDNYITMSPETMRKEGYATTFDQENGLNTATVKVGGESITLPVYPSPGQAAGTIGIALGYGRGEGNENIGNAAFVTKQYGGFETDAKGNRVSVGKNAYRFLTWENGTYQSDVIGSLTKAGSDLYPIAATQIHHTVMSRNSIVRETTLDIYQNEEPGAYNHKHVLHTHEGEVPISEFDLWDAHPVENIGHRWGMTIDLNQCFGCGVCIIACQAENNIPVVGKDEVRRGREMHWLRIDRYFASSEEAAVGTRKDPVLGHLDYVESEIPTANPAVVHMPMMCQQCNHAPCETVCPVAATTHSNEGLNQMTYNRCIGTRYCANNCPYKVRRFNWFNYPSYKKFTEINPAQDDLGRMVLNPDVTVRTRGVMEKCSFCVQKIQSVKLEAKVQNRTVQDSDFESACSDACPAGAIVFGDWNDVNSKIRKVSADKRSYQALEEVGVKPNVWYQVKVRNNDNAELDKVVADAKKAEHAAHAGHGEHAAKHEQPGHGNKVNH, from the coding sequence ATGTCAAAAAAATATTGGAAAGGTCTTGATGAATTGCATGAAACACCTGCATTCATTGAGTCAAGAGACCAGGAGTTTTCTCCGTCTGTTTCTGTTGACGAATTCTTAGGTGATGATCAACTTGCTGAGACATCAACGGCACGTCGTGACTTCTTGAAATTCTTAGGATTCAGTGTTGCAGCTGCTACAGTTGCGGCATGTGAGGCTCCGGTTACAAAAGCTATTCCTTACGTTGTTAAACCGGAAAACGTAACACCTGGTGTTGCTACCTGGTATGCGTCCACTTATTACGATGGAAACGCATATGCAAGTATTGTTGTTAAAACACGTGAAGGTCGACCTATTTATATTAAAGGAAACCGTGATTTCGGATTTACGCAGGGAGCTTTAACTCCTCAGATCGTATCATCCGTTCTTTCTCTTTACGATAACGCTCGTTTGAAAACGGCTCAGGCTAAAGGAGGGAAAGATATTTCATGGGATAAATTAGACGGTGCTGTTCAGGCAGAATTGGCTAATATCAAGAAATCAAACGGTAAAGTTGCTTTCGTTGCAAACTCGGTAATTTCTCCATCTATGCAAGGTGCTATCGTGGACTTGTCTACAAGTATCTTCGGAGAAGTGAAAGATGCAAACGGAATGGCAACGGTTCACCCGAATTTCAACTTCATCCAGTACGATGCGATCTCCTACGCAGGAATGCGTGAGGCAAACATGGAATCATTCGGAATGCGTGCAATTCCTGATTACGATTTCACACAAGCTAAAACGATCGTAAGTATCGGTGCGGATTTCTTAAGTACGTGGTTGCTTGGAAATGCATTCTCTGCTGATTACGGAAAACGCCGTAACCCGGACGGAGAGTGGATGAACAAACACTTCCAGTTCGAATCAACAATGTCTATCACAGGTTCAAACGCAGATTACCGCGGAATGATCAAGCCTAGTGAGCAGGCAAATGTATTGGCTTATATCCTTGGTAAATTCGGAGTGAATGCTGGAGTTTCTTCTGCTTTGCCGAAAGAAGCGCAGTCTGTTGCAGACGCTGCTGTAAAAGCATTGAAAGCTTCCAAAGGAATGTCAGTAGTTGTTTGCGGTTCCAATAACAAAGCCCTTCAGATCCTGACAAACAAATTGAACAGCGTATTGGGAGCTTACGGAAAAACAATCCGTTTCGACAAGCAATTGCAACTATTCCAGTCCGAAGATGCGAAAATGCAGAAACTGGTTTCTGATGTGATCGCCGGAAAAGGACCGGATGCAGTATTCTTCCTGGGAACAAACCCTGTTTACAACTTACCGAACGGTAAAGCGTTTGCAGAGGCACTTGAAAAAGTTAAGATCAGCGTTTCATTGTCCGGTTACGGAGACGAGACAGCTACAAAATGTACATACATTGCTCCTGACCACCATGCATTGGAATCCTGGATGGATTACAATCCGAAAGCGGGTCATTATGCAATTGCTCAGCCAACTATCCGTCCGTTATTCGATACAGCTTCCGCAATGGAGTCGCTATTGGTTTGGGCCGGAAAGAAACACCGTGGAGGAAAAGATTCACGTGTAGCTTATGAGTACATTCAAAAGAATTGGGAAATGTATGGTTTCCCGATGCAGACAAAATACACGGATTTCAATACGTACTGGGAGATGGCTATTCACAATAGCTGTAACGATGATTTCGTAATGCCGGGTGCTCCTGTAGTGTTCAACGACGCTGCAATGGGTAAAGTAGCAGGTAAATTACCGAAATCCGGAGCTCTTGAAGTAGTATTGTACCAAAAAGCAGGTATTGGAAACGGAGATATGGCGGGTAACCCATGGTTGCAGGAGATGCCGGATCCGATTTCTAAAGTGACTTGGGATAACTACATTACCATGTCGCCTGAGACCATGAGAAAAGAAGGTTACGCAACAACTTTCGACCAGGAGAATGGATTGAACACGGCAACTGTAAAAGTTGGCGGAGAATCCATCACACTTCCGGTTTACCCGTCACCGGGACAAGCAGCAGGTACTATCGGTATCGCTCTTGGATACGGACGCGGAGAAGGAAACGAGAACATCGGTAACGCGGCATTCGTAACAAAACAATACGGAGGTTTCGAAACAGATGCAAAAGGTAACCGCGTATCCGTTGGTAAAAACGCATACCGCTTCCTTACATGGGAAAACGGAACATACCAAAGTGATGTGATCGGATCTTTGACAAAAGCAGGATCAGATCTATATCCAATCGCAGCAACACAAATTCACCATACGGTAATGTCCCGTAACTCTATCGTTAGAGAAACAACTTTGGACATTTACCAAAACGAAGAGCCGGGAGCTTACAACCACAAGCACGTGTTACATACACATGAAGGTGAAGTTCCGATCTCAGAATTCGATTTGTGGGATGCACACCCGGTAGAAAATATTGGTCACCGTTGGGGAATGACCATCGACTTGAACCAGTGTTTCGGTTGTGGTGTTTGTATCATTGCTTGTCAGGCTGAGAATAACATCCCGGTAGTTGGTAAAGACGAAGTACGCAGAGGTCGTGAGATGCACTGGTTGCGAATCGACCGTTACTTTGCTTCCAGCGAAGAAGCTGCTGTAGGTACACGTAAAGATCCTGTTTTAGGACATTTGGATTACGTAGAATCAGAAATCCCTACTGCAAACCCGGCTGTAGTTCACATGCCGATGATGTGTCAGCAGTGTAACCACGCTCCGTGTGAAACGGTTTGTCCGGTTGCTGCAACAACGCACTCAAACGAAGGATTAAACCAAATGACTTATAACCGTTGTATCGGTACACGTTACTGTGCTAACAACTGTCCTTACAAGGTTCGTCGTTTCAACTGGTTTAACTACCCATCTTATAAGAAATTTACAGAAATCAACCCTGCTCAGGACGATTTAGGACGTATGGTATTGAACCCTGACGTTACTGTTCGTACTCGCGGTGTGATGGAGAAATGTTCATTCTGTGTTCAGAAAATCCAGTCTGTGAAATTAGAGGCTAAAGTTCAAAACCGTACGGTTCAGGATAGTGACTTCGAATCTGCTTGTTCAGATGCTTGTCCTGCCGGAGCTATCGTATTCGGTGACTGGAACGATGTAAACTCTAAGATCCGTAAAGTATCTGCAGATAAGCGTTCATACCAGGCTTTGGAAGAAGTAGGAGTGAAGCCAAATGTTTGGTACCAGGTGAAAGTTCGTAACAACGACAATGCTGAATTGGATAAAGTTGTTGCAGATGCCAAGAAAGCTGAGCACGCTGCTCATGCCGGACATGGTGAGCATGCTGCAAAGCATGAGCAACCGGGACATGGAAATAAAGTAAATCATTAA